CGCTTGAGCGTCTTGAGGCTGCCTTCGTGGATCACCACGCTGTCGCGCAGCAGGCGCACCCTGGCGCCGCGCTTGACGACGCCTTCCACCACCATGCAGCCGGCAACCTTGCCGACCTTGGTGATGTTGAAGACCTCGCGGATCTCCGCGTTGCCCAGGAACTTCTCGCGCAGGGTCGGCGCCAGCATGCCGGAGAGCGCCGCCTTCACGTCATCCACCACGTTGTAGATGATCGAGTAGTAGCGGATGTCGATATGGTCGCGCCG
Above is a genomic segment from Terriglobales bacterium containing:
- a CDS encoding EF-Tu/IF-2/RF-3 family GTPase, translating into AAVGGINESDVTLARASGGMIIGFNVRANPQARELARRDHIDIRYYSIIYNVVDDVKAALSGMLAPTLREKFLGNAEIREVFNITKVGKVAGCMVVEGVVKRGARVRLLRDSVVIHEGSLKTLKRFKDEVREVKEGFECGMAFENYDNIEKGDIIECFEVEEVARALA